From Helicoverpa armigera isolate CAAS_96S chromosome 19, ASM3070526v1, whole genome shotgun sequence, one genomic window encodes:
- the LOC110382559 gene encoding uncharacterized protein LOC110382559 — protein MPRIRKRKTTRAQCSLNQYEDAYKETKRGTSLRQAAEMHDVNRMSLLRYVRKRDNASTGDNENNSISMGYVAHNKVFSEQQEQQLSKYLQRCADIYFGLTAKEVRKLAFELATQYNLKRPATWAENEMAGEEWFRSFLNRNPSLSVRVAQATSLSRATSFNKTNVEAFYDNLQVVMDRHPYEPQDIYNVDETGVTTVQKPDKVIARRGTRQVGAVTSAERGTLVTVAFAVNALGNTMPPFFIFPRVRYHDHFVRDGPVGSVGAANPSGWMQDLSFLEFLKHFKKFCNASLTHKVLLVLDNHSSHIHINTLDYCKENGITLLSFPPHCSHKLQPLDRSVFGPLKKAINTACDGWMRSHPGKTMTIYDIPGIIKIAMPLALTQANIQAGFMKTGIYPYNRNLFGDIDFAPSFVTDRPNPDTEDNIPAVPSPGRTRPNPDTENNASAIPSHTTSRTDTEDISPAAPSPVISRPIPDNQEDAPIAPFLVNIANLDCIQEENFVTENFGPNNKSPPLSPSILDNTPSQNFSNVQPSTSAIPSVFSPEIVRPFPKASQRKTRGPRTKKSTIYTDTPEKEAVRQEYEAKEKRLKAKGIKKNLNEPKGKGKGKATKRKQSPSISDEEEYFCLVCLGPYSESRPGEKWIKCQGKCNLWAHVDCTDGSRYYICHNCDESD, from the coding sequence atgCCTAGAATACGCAAACGAAAGACTACAAGAGCACAGTGCAGCttgaatcagtatgaagatgctTACAAAGAAACTAAACGCGGGACTTCTTTGCGACAAGCTGCGGAAATGCATGATGTTAATCGCATGTCACTATTAAGGTATGTTCGAAAACGCGATAATGCCAGCACGGGCGATAATGAAAACAATAGCATTAGCATGGGGTATGTTGCTCACAATAAAGTATTTTCCGAACAACAAGAGCAGCagttgtcaaaatatttacagcGTTGCGCGGACATTTATTTCGGACTTACTGCAAAAGAGGTGCGGAAGTTGGCTTTTGAGCTTGCAACTCAATATAACCTAAAGCGACCTGCTACTTGGGCTGAGAATGAGATGGCAGGCGAAGAATGGTTCCGTTCCTTCCTGAATAGAAATCCTTCTCTATCTGTTCGAGTAGctcaagctacaagcctttcAAGGGCAActagtttcaataaaacaaatgtggAAGCTTTTTACGACAACTTGCAAGTTGTTATGGATAGACATCCTTACGAGCCACAGGATATCTACAATGTCGACGAAACAGGCGTCACTACGGTCCAAAAACCTGATAAAGTCATTGCAAGACGTGGTACGCGGCAAGTGGGAGCCGTTACTTCTGCTGAACGGGGCACGTTAGTTACGGTAGCTTTTGCAGTGAACGCCTTGGGAAATACCATGCCtccgttttttattttccctCGTGTTCGTTACCACGACCACTTTGTGAGGGACGGACCAGTTGGATCTGTTGGAGCTGCAAACCCTTCCGGCTGGATGCAAGATCTATCCTTCTTAGAATTTcttaaacattttaagaaattttGTAATGCTTCACTAACTCACAAAGTGTTACTCGTGCTTGATAATCATTCATCGCACATTCACATTAATACCTTAGATTATTGTAAAGAAAACGGGATCACTTTACTTTCATTTCCCCCACATTGCTCTCACAAGCTTCAGCCTCTCGACCGGTCTGTCTTCGGACCTTTAAAAAAAGCTATTAACACTGCTTGCGATGGATGGATGCGAAGCCACCCTGGTAAAACGATGACAATATATGATATACCAGGTATCATCAAAATTGCTATGCCTCTGGCTCTTACACAGGCGAACATACAGGCTGGTTTTATGAAAACTGGGATCTATCCATACAACCGTAATCTGTTCGGAGATATTGACTTTGCACCCTCTTTCGTAACCGACAGACCAAACCCTGATACTGAAGACAATATTCCTGCAGTACCGTCACCTGGAAGAACTAGACCAAATCCTGACACTGAAAATAATGCTTCTGCAATACCATCTCACACAACAAGCAGAACAGACACTGAAGATATTTCTCCTGCAGCACCATCACCTGTAATAAGCAGACCAATCCCTGACAATCAAGAGGATGCTCCCATAGCAccatttttagtaaatattgcCAACCTTGACTGTATTCAAGAAGAAAATTTTGTTACTGAGAATTTTGGACCTAATAATAAAAGTCCACCACTTTCACCTTCTATATTAGACAATACACCAAGCCAAAATTTTAGCAATGTTCAACCATCTACTTCTGCCATACCATCAGTTTTTTCTCCTGAAATTGTTCGGCCCTTTCCAAAAGCTTCCCAAAGAAAAACGCGAGGACCTAGAACCAAGAAGTCTACGATTTACACGGACACGCCTGAAAAAGAGGCAGTCAGGCAAGAATATGAAGCAAAAGAAAAACGACTGAAGGCAAAGGGCatcaaaaaaaatctcaatgaGCCGAAAGGAAAAGGAAAAGGTAAAGCAACGAAAAGGAAACAATCACCGTCAATATCAGAtgaagaagaatatttttgtttggtgtGCCTTGGTCCATATTCTGAAAGTAGGCCTGGCGAAAAATGGATTAAATGCCAAGGAAAGTGTAACCTTTGGGCCCATGTAGACTGTACAGATGGTAGTCGGTATTATATTTGTCACAACTGTGATGAGTCGGATTAG